A window of the Sphingobium sp. CAP-1 genome harbors these coding sequences:
- a CDS encoding M28 family peptidase, with amino-acid sequence MPPFPKSLRLLLCASLLSSSALAMAAAPVPTFDVARIANDIRTLASDAYEGRGPATRAEVKTIDYIAAQMQAAGLKPAGSRGSWFQDVPLRMSDIIGAPTLSMTIGGVAQALTQGNEIAVRAAETGQSAVTFADLPLVFVGYGVKAPERGWDDFKGVDLKGKIMVVLVNDPDFEGGEGDFGGKLMTYYGRWTYKYEEAARQGAAGVLVVHESEPASYGWATVKNSNTNTMFDIVRADPKAAHTQMEAWVQKDLAAKLFAASGVDFDAAKAAARRKDFRPIPLKATMSADYAVQSQIITSHNVAGMVQGSKYPNETVIYSAHWDHLGIGAPDAKGDTIYNGARDNASGTAALLELARAYAKGPKPERSVLFLAVTAEEKGLLGSEYYADNPLRPLATTAGVINMDGPFGAEKTSNFSISGAAKLDLLTLLTEEGGKLGRHYTPDARPEAGSFYRSDHFPMAKRGVPAISFNPGRELVNGGAERGKALQDAYTRDRYHQPADEYDAGWDTSSWEGDMTLLYNVGRRVADSHDWPNWSADSEFRAARDASAAQRK; translated from the coding sequence ATGCCTCCCTTTCCCAAATCCTTGCGCCTTCTGCTTTGCGCCAGCCTTCTGTCGTCGTCGGCTCTGGCGATGGCCGCAGCCCCGGTGCCGACGTTCGACGTGGCGCGCATTGCCAATGATATCAGGACGCTGGCCAGCGATGCCTATGAGGGGCGCGGCCCCGCGACTCGCGCCGAGGTCAAGACGATCGACTATATCGCCGCGCAGATGCAGGCGGCGGGGCTGAAGCCGGCCGGTTCCAGGGGGAGCTGGTTCCAGGATGTGCCTTTGCGCATGTCGGACATTATCGGTGCGCCGACCCTGTCGATGACGATTGGCGGCGTGGCGCAGGCGCTGACACAGGGCAATGAGATTGCCGTGCGCGCGGCGGAGACGGGGCAGTCGGCGGTTACATTCGCTGACCTGCCGCTGGTCTTTGTCGGCTATGGCGTGAAGGCGCCCGAACGCGGCTGGGACGATTTCAAGGGCGTGGACCTGAAAGGCAAGATCATGGTCGTGCTGGTCAACGACCCGGATTTCGAGGGCGGCGAGGGCGATTTCGGCGGCAAGCTGATGACCTATTATGGCCGCTGGACCTATAAATATGAGGAAGCCGCACGGCAGGGCGCGGCCGGCGTGCTGGTGGTGCATGAAAGCGAGCCGGCTTCCTATGGCTGGGCGACGGTCAAGAACAGCAACACGAACACCATGTTCGACATCGTCCGCGCCGACCCGAAGGCCGCGCATACGCAGATGGAAGCATGGGTGCAAAAGGATCTGGCGGCGAAGCTGTTCGCGGCGTCGGGCGTGGATTTCGACGCGGCCAAGGCGGCGGCGCGGCGGAAGGATTTCCGGCCTATTCCGCTGAAGGCGACGATGAGCGCCGACTATGCGGTGCAGTCGCAGATCATCACGTCGCACAATGTCGCGGGGATGGTGCAGGGTAGCAAATATCCGAACGAGACGGTGATCTATTCGGCGCATTGGGACCATCTGGGCATCGGCGCGCCGGATGCGAAGGGCGACACCATCTATAATGGCGCGCGCGACAATGCGTCGGGCACCGCCGCCTTGCTGGAATTGGCGCGCGCTTACGCGAAGGGGCCGAAACCGGAACGCAGCGTGCTGTTTCTGGCGGTGACGGCGGAGGAGAAGGGGCTGCTGGGGTCCGAATATTATGCCGACAATCCGTTGCGGCCATTGGCGACGACGGCGGGCGTGATCAATATGGATGGGCCGTTCGGGGCCGAGAAAACCAGCAATTTCAGCATTTCGGGCGCGGCGAAGCTGGATCTGCTGACGCTGCTGACCGAGGAAGGCGGGAAGCTGGGGCGGCATTATACGCCCGACGCGCGGCCGGAGGCGGGCAGTTTCTACCGCTCCGACCATTTCCCGATGGCCAAGCGCGGCGTGCCGGCCATTTCCTTCAATCCGGGGCGCGAACTGGTCAATGGCGGCGCGGAACGGGGCAAGGCGTTGCAGGACGCCTATACCAGGGACCGCTATCACCAGCCAGCCGACGAATATGACGCCGGTTGGGACACCAGTAGCTGGGAAGGGGACATGACCCTGCTCTATAATGTCGGGCGTCGCGTGGCCGACAGCCATGACTGGCCCAACTGGTCGGCCGACAGCGAATTTCGCGCCGCCCGCGATGCCAGCGCGGCGCAGCGCAAATGA